In the genome of Columba livia isolate bColLiv1 breed racing homer chromosome 1, bColLiv1.pat.W.v2, whole genome shotgun sequence, the window aaaaagtaatgagatatttaatgaaatttaattaaatataacaagggcaagagtagagtcttgcatctgggtagaaacaaccccaggttccagtataagttggggagtgacctattagagagcattgtaggggaaagggacctgggggtcctggtggacagcaggatgaccatgagccagcactgtgcccttgtggccaagaaggccaatggcatcctggggtgtgttagaaggggggtggttagtaggtccagagaggttctcccttctctctactctgccctggtgagaccacatctggaatattgcgtccatttctgggcccctcagttcaagagggacagggaactgctggagagagtccagcacaggacaacaaagatgattaagggagtggagcatctgccttatgaggaaaggctgagggagctgggtctctttagcttggagaagaggagactgaggggttacctcattaatatttacagatatgtaaattggtgagtgtcatgaggatggagccaggctctcctcggtgacaaccaatgataggacaaggggtaatgggtacaaaccggaacacaggaggttccacttaaatatgagaagaaactcctcagtgagggtgacagagcactggaacaggctgcccaggggggttgtggagtctcctattctggagacattcagaacctgcctggacacattcctgtgtaacctcatctaggcattcctgctccagcaaggggattggactagatgatcttttgaggtcccttctactcccttacattctgtgattcttacaGGAGAACATTGGGAAAATTTAGATTACTCATTGTAAGCTTAAATTTCAGCTGATTAAACTTGTAGGCAGACTTTCCTCTGTAATGTACTTCTGAAGTGGGTAGTTTTCTAATGATGCAAGTAGATTTTAGTGCAAAAGCTAGACACTCTGTGCATTGAAAGGCATTACCTGATTTGTAGAAGAGACAGTAGAAAACAAGCTTTCCCAAGTAAAATTGCTGTTGAGTTTTATAAATAGCACTACACTATAAGCAGGTGGCAAATGGAAATCGTTTGGTTCCTCACAGCTGGCAGATACTTTATTTTTGGGCTTCGGGAACTTCTGCATCACCTTCAGATGCTTGACTTGTCAAAAGTATTTGTTACCATCTACTGGTTGTTCTGGTTATTTGCAACACTGGCGAAGTCAGAGTATATTTGGTTGTGGCAGAAAATTAGGgtcatgcttttgttttttgggtgGGACATGGAGGTTGTGGTTGGCCTAGTTGCAGGACTTCTAATACCCAACAAGTCAAAAAGGCCAGTGCCAGGTAATGCAGGGTGTGGAATAAACCCAGTCTGGTGGCttgttaaatacattttattggGCTAACTTTGTACTGGCAGGATTTGTATTGGATCAGACTTGTCTGTCTAAGCTGCTATGACTTTCTGCTGGTTCATACATCACCCATCTTTCTGCACCTGGTGTAAATATGGTACATGCTCCAGGTTAAGTACTCTGGCTAAGGCAGTGGGATCAAGATTCTGCACCAAATCCCTTTCCAGATGGAAGTTTGTGTTGCTGCATAGCATAAGGTTTTCCTATGattttactttcttcctacACACACACTAACTGGTATATTAGATCATGAAACTGCGTTTTGACTAAGTGAGAAGATACTAAACTTGCTCCAGCATGGTTTTTGCATGTGGAAATACcaaatttccatttccatgCCTTGGTGTTTGCCAGACTGATGCTCTTGTGTGACCAGCCCTGCCCTTTTCATCCTGAAATTCGCTGCAGGATGAAGAGCCCATTCCCCAGATGGGCTGCTGTGCTCTTCTAGTCAAAGCAAACACATAACAAAGTCTCAGTAGCTCTCACTTGGTGCTTATTCAGGAGAAGCATGTGCAGAGCGGTGCTGGCTTTGAAGCCAGGAAGCATGGGTTCATTTACACAGCTCCAGAGGCTTGGGATGCTGTTTATGGGGTGTGGGGGATGAAGGGTCCTATTGCAGTTTGGGGACAGCAACCCCTGAAGGTCCAGCAGTCATGGTGCAACTTGTTTACTGATCAGGGCTCGATGGCTTCACTGGGAGTGCAGGGCTCTGTGTTCCTCCCAGCATTAAGTCCAATTAAatgattttgttgtttgaaGAGAGGTACGAGATACATCTTCAGCAAACAATAATCTTCTTAGTGGGCTGTAAATTGCAAATAATGATTCCTTGCTATTTTGGGAAGCGATATGCACCATCAACAGTTGATTGCGTGAAGACCTGAACGAGGCAGGCTTGGAGAGCAGAGTGTTTATTGAGCTGGGTTCCTGTTGCTGAAGTGGTATGGACTGTTCAAGGGCTCCTGCTTGGCCCTTCCTCAGGGCTTGTAAAACCAGCCTCCATTtgattcttttccttctctttcaggaCAATTATTTTGAGTGACGGCCCTTGCACGCGCCTCTGAGTGGTTATCATGGGCTTCATTGCCTTTCTGAAGACCCAGTCCATAGTTCACCTCCTCATTGGGTTTGTCTTTGTCGTGAGTGGACTGATCATTAACTTCATTCAACTATGCACACTAGTCCTCTGGCCCATAAACAAGCAGTTTTATCGCCGAGTAAACTGTCGCCTTGCCTATTCGCTTTGGAGCCGTGAGTATGCTTGAAGGGGACctgggggctgggggcagggaggcgggtgtttttgtttctctttttgttaattaaagagtatatatatacacagacacaTGTATGcatacacaaacaaacacaagagCGAGAGAGAGAAATGATAAGTCAGATGCAGACTCTTTCAGAGCAGTTTAAAGCAGctatcttttctgaaatattgGGAAAATATGCAAAAGTGAGTCATACATATTATCACTCTGTTATTTAAAAGAAGTGGGTATTAAAGCTTCTCCCCAACCCTATCTTTACTGTTACAAAATTGCTGATTTTGTGTCAATACCATTTTCATCCTGCATCAGAGCCTGTGCTAAGTGATGGGGAAGGGGGAATTCACAGAGAACGCTTCAGGTATTGAGCATATGGGCAATATCGACCACTTAGGAGCTCAAGTCAACTATGTGGTCTGCAAAGAGAGATGTCTGCATTAAAGTATCTAGTGTAGACGCCTTTATAGCTGAACTGTATGTCAGCTTTAGAGCCCTCTGACACCCTACAGCGTCCATCTGTGACACAAATGTCTCCTCTTGTGAgcaatttgtctttcttttcttcttctgcccGTGGGAAGGCTCTACAGTGAGTGCAGCTGCTTTGCTCTCTTCTTATAGacctttgcaaaacttcttcccagtggatggcttttttttttcctcctcatatGGCTTAACAGCGGAGTAGATTTCTGAAATGGATGTTTAGAAGGCTCCTTAGTCCAAATGTCACCTCCTGTTTCAGCTGTGAATCATCTAATTTGTTTCCattctctgtcccctcctggTATGCATGGCCACTTACCTTAGTGCTCAGCTCAGCATCCAACTCCCACTTCATGTAAATGAGTCACCTAAACGAGTACCTAAATTACAGTTGAGCGGTCCACTGACAGGCACCCACGTTTCTCAGATCGACAATGTGAAGTACTACCAACAAAAACTCTCTGAAGTATCTATTATAGTTCAGTTTCTTTTTAAGCTTGCTGTCCATGTCCTTCCCGTGCCTTTTGCCCTGCCTGTTGAGAATGTTGTCTGAGAAGCACAGGAGAAAGGAAATCAAATAGAGAGTGGCAGGCAAACTGTCAGGAGAAGAGATATTATAGTGGAAGAACTTACAGGTAGAAACTTAAGAATTAGCTTGATTGGAAGGGGGTGGGGTtatatgggatttttttaatttgcttgtaAGAATTTCTTAATGTGCTTTTAATAAGCTAAAGTCTGACCTTATCCTGAAAACTATAGTTGCACTAATAGTCTGGCTTTTCTCAGGGTATGAGCTGCTTGTGCCTGTAACGGCACAAGGGTTCAAACCCTTGATTTCTACAAGTTAGCAttgtgcatggaaaaaaaatcatgttttaaaTGCTGTTATCTTACTGTCTTGTATACACTAGAAAAACCTACATTATTGTTCGAAAAGCTTTGGAGAGGCTGAGTATATAATTGCGTTGTATCTAGGATAACCCCTCCGGTATAGCCTGTTATAAATTAAATGACTGAGAAATTAAACTatgaaaattaatgtaaatgtTATATGGGATTGCAGAGTGCTGATGGCCTGTAATGGAAGAGCTGACAGAATATGCACTTCAATTGTGATTTATAAAGAATTGAGTAAGCTGTGTAAATGCAGCCATTCAAATGTTGCCATTcataatgaaatatatttcattacGTGGAAGCCTTTTAGCAGTGAACCTGAAGGTTGGTGTTCTGTTCCAGATGCTACATTTTGCTCACTTACTCCAAGCTGTTGAGTTTTAGGCTGCAGGTGTTCATATCAGAGCTGTCTGtaacagaagctgctgctgtgcccacCTGGCAGAGGATTGGTGTGCAGAAGTAGATACGCAGGTGATGGTGTATCTGGCTGTGTAGTCTAGGCTGCTGAAAACCAGGCTCTGTTCATACTGTATTTCTTCTCAGATACATAAAGCAAAGCTTCAGAAGGAGATAGGAGATAGACTCTATCCAGTGTTCATGGCAgatgtttggggaaaaaaatgtctggTGTGCCCTGACCTCAATGTAAACCCTTTGCAACATATGATGCATGCTGGATGGTCTGTACTTCAGGCTCTCCTGTATCAGCTCCCTTCATATGACTCACACCTTTGGAGAGCACACAGCATTTGGTTAAGTCCAGTTTCAAAAAAAGTCTCTCAAATATTAGTACTTTAAACTGAGGAGTGCACTGTGCCTCTGGTTTGCCTTGTTTCTGGGTGGCTTGCAAGGCCATAAACCCACCTGCTTTGGCCTGTGGGACCCCCAGCTACAGGAGGGGGTTGTCTGTAGCACAGTGTTGCTTGTCCTCTACAGGAGGTATCCCAAGCAGCACAAGTGTTACCATCACTTCATTCAGAAGGATGGGCTTGCTGTAGCATCAGTAGGATTGCTGCCATGCAAAATAGCTGTAACCCAcataccaaaagaaaaaagtaagtgaGCCCACTTCCAGTTATAATCACTTCATTTATCAGTACACTTGCAAAGGACAATCCATTCCTTCATATTAATTCTCTGACCTATCAACCCTCCTCTCGCAGTATGAACTCTGGCAAATCTCTCTGCAAAGCTTCCTCAACTGTTTTAGAGTGAATGGTACAAGAAATGCTCTATAAAAAATCATCCATACCTGCCtatgcagaatttttttctgattttgaagagaaatgcatccatttattttttttttttaataagaaaatgcaGCGACTGCAGCAGAACTGGAGATGTTCCTCCTTAGTAATTAGACAGCAATGGAAAGGGAAAATCATGCAGAATGCTACCCTGTGTTTGGTACCACTACTTCATTCTCCTGGCCACAAGCTTGGAAGAGCGTAGCTCTGAACTGAGGACGCTCTTGCtgtcctctttccctttttactGAGCCAGGATAACCAGAGCAAGACAGGTAAGCGATCACATAATTCACAAAGGAGACGGAGCTGGAAAGCAATGACAGAAACCTCTGGTTGGTATGAAGTATTATTCTGTCTTTGCTGTATTTCCAGCTGACCAGGGTTGCGCTCTCTTGATCAGCAAGTGGCATAACTTTGTCATGGCTCCAAATTGAGTGAGTCTTGGAAATGATACAGGGGAACAACCTGGTGGATAAGTGGGCACGCAGGGAATACAGGTGGAAAAACTAGTGTTGTAGAAGCTGTGTGTCTTCAGCAGACCAGGACTGATTTTCCCTGCTGTTGACCTAAATACTGTGTTTGCCTTCTACGTGACGTCGTGCAGAATTGAACCCACTCTTAGTTAGCAGGGTGGGTGGATTACCCTGTTGTGCTTCCACTGATCAGAAGCCCTTGCACAGGGAGGCACTGCCTCCACTCTCAATGCAAAGCTGAAATGCTATGTGGCAGAACCTGATATAGGGAACCAAGGGGCCACCTTCCAGTTTTGACCCTACAAGCTTGTTGTAGTAATGTACAAAAAGTTGGACTTTTTAACTGCCATGTTTGTGCAACCAAATTTTGATTGCATCCATATCTCATTGAAATGAGAAAATACCAATGACTACAGTTTGCGTGGAAGCAAATCTTTCTACTGGGAGAATGAACTATTCTCATACTCTTTATAGTTGTCCCATGATACAGGCAATGCCTTCCATCTGCCTGGTTGTACTGAAATGAGAGAAATAGGCTAACCATAGCAACTACATTCATTGTGTGCTAAATTTAAGTGAGAAGGGgttttttaagattaaaaaaaggggaagtgGAAAATAAGAGTGTGTAACAAAGGAAACGTTCAGCATGGAGTAAGACAGATGTTGGAATATTGAAAGATGGATAAGACAGAGCAGAAagccttattctttcttttgcagTAAAAGAAAGACACGATTTACCATTCCTGGCTTTTCACAGGGATTTTGATAAATTAGTTCAATTCTCTGGTGCTTCTGACTCTGTGTTGATGACCATAATACAGAACAATTAGAGTCCTGTGTTCTAATATTAAAATCTGTTGCAGAAGATCGATGGCACCGGATCCCTTTAAAAGCCCTCTATTGGTCTGTTTGCCTCCATAAAGCTTGTTTCACGTTGTGTAAAAGCATTAGGCTGCATCTGTGCATAATTTGTGTTCCACCTGGGAGAAACTGTACTCAGTTAGTGGAGCAATCAACAGCTCAACTGTCTGTTTTCAGGCACaaattttgagtattttttccagtgatCATGAAATTTCACATTTGTAATACAATGTGCAAACTTTTCACTGTTAAAAACTCGTTAAATTATCCATAATGCATATATCTAGTGCCTTAAATGCTGCTTAAGGATGATGGTGTTATTTGGTTTATACCCATCTAAGCTCTCATTTCATCTTTATTTGGTTGGATTGAAAAGGTGACAGTTATTGGGAGCCAAAGGAGAGGAGGCACTGAATGGGGCTGGAGATGAAATGCTAAATGCTTTCTGTAGCAGCGCCCCTAATTCCTCTCTCTGTCTTCATCGTGTTTGTCAGAGTTGGTAATGCTGCTGGAATGGTGGTCAGGCACAGAGTGCACCTTGTTCTCAGACGAGGCCACGGTGAACACCTTTGGGAAAGAACACGTCATCATCATCTTGAATCACAACTTCGAAATCGACTTCTTGTGTGGCTGGACTATGACAGAGCGCTTTGGAGTGCTAGGGGTATGTGAGGCCATGACCTTTTCCTTCATCTGGTGGACTACAGGTCTGTTTAAAACCCACACACATACGGTTTCTTTGCATTTGAGTTTCCAGCTATAACTCCATCAACTCTTCTTCATCTTAACTTTAGTGTCTTTGTTTCATCTTGTTGTACAAATCagcaaattacatttttgaattgttatttttgtttttctccaagagTTCCAAAGTTCTTGCTAAGAAAGAGCTACTATATGTGCCCCTAATTGGCTGGACGTGGTACTTCCTTGAGATTGTTTTCTGCAAAAGGAAATGGGAAGAAGACAGAGATACAGTTATTGCAGGATTAAAACGTTTGGCTGATTATCCTGAATATATGTGGGTAAGTGTAAGTTCCTGCTCTAGTATCAACAGTTAGAATTGAAATGGTGATGGAAATACTCATGTGGTACTGTAGCATTTTATATCAGGAGAAGGTCAGCTCACTACTTTCTTCAAGTTTTGTCAAGGTAAACATGTGTTCTGTTTCAGGAGGTCTTTTGGGATAAGGGAAAGTGTTCTGTTTGCCTGTTGGTGAGGGAAGTCATTTGGGAAACAGTTTAGAAGCTTGCATAGATGATTACAAGCTTGATGATAATTTATAAATCAGGCTTGTGTAACACTGGTTAATTTTGTCTGCACttatttttacctttaaaaaaaataacagcccATAGTTGACTGCTAAATCTATATCACCTTAAGCTACATTTTCTGAGGTAGCCTAAAATTATGCATAAACAAGAGAGTCTTTTCTGGAGAAATAAGTGAGTTTGGGTGGAGGGGGTGAACAAACCATAAACTTAGTTAGGAAGTTCTTATTAGTGTGTTCATTGATCTGTGAAATGACAGGTTTCCCAAAACACCTCAATGAGAACATATGGCAAGCTTACATCTGCTTTTGCAgttatgcttttcctttttattttgacaTTATTTGAAGTCAGGGGTGAAACATCTGTTTTTCATTATGTGTAGAGTTGTTAGATTTTACTGCAGTAACACAGTGGTATAATCAACCTATTAACCTTCTTTTAGCTTTAAATGCAAAAGATTTGATAAATTTACTGCTTTGCTTGTATAGCAGTGTATATAATGTGCAGTTATTTGGCTCATAAAACGTTTTGAGAGGCTTTTTGTGCATtttaagtgatattttttttttcaatattagcAAGTATAGCTTGTTAAAATGAATAGTGAAATAGTAAGCGTTAATTAATATATTATGAATACGTcatttgtgtgggtttttttggtgtgggttttttttgtcactacaaagataaagaagaatctggataatgtattttaaactaCTTGATTGCTTGAATATATGGATAGGAATGACATTTAATATATTCTCCTGGTCAgtgttgaaaataaaagaaaaaaaaaaaaaaaaaagaaaaaaaccctgctaaTTAAAAAACTCTCAAGGCCATACTTTAATTGCAAATCTATACATTTCAGTGATTCTACAATTGAGAACCAAGGACTAGTCTCTAGGGAAAACaactagaaaatataaatgcaaaacGCAGTTAGCATTGATTATTTAAATCAAGACTTCCTGCTTCGTAATTAAAATCATGATTAAAATTGAGTTGAATACATCGATTTCCAAATTTTTGTGCATTCTAAATGCCACGATCAGGGCTGGTGGCACAACCTTCCTTTGTGAGGTCTTCCCCAGACGTGCACTGCAGTGCAGTCCATACCTCACTCGCGCCCTTGGTCCAGAAGGATCACTGCGCCCTGGTGTAGAAGAGGGTGAGAATTTGGTGTAGAGGAAAGAGCTTGCACTGCAGACTGGGGCTGACCCTGTACCTTGTGCTGTCCTCACcatgtggtggtggtggttggtcAGGTTTTCATAATAAATGTGCCCTCGATGGCCAAATGAAGATTGCAGGACCAGCTCCCATCCTTTCACTGCATTCTGGCAGGTCTAACTCTTCTGTCTGTGGAAGTTCAACAAAGGCaggtgtagggtcctgcacctggggaggaataaccccacgCACAAGTACAGGTTGGGGgcggacctgctggaaagcagctctatagagaaggacctgggagttctggtccaCAAcaagttgaccatgagtcaacaatgtgcccttgtggccaagatggccaatggtgtcctggggtgcattaagaagattGTGACCAGCAAGTCAAGGGgggttatcctccccctctactctgccctggtgaggccccatccggagtactgcatccagttcttggctccccagtttaagaaggacaagaaattactggagggagtccagtgatGGGCTTTGAAGAttattaggggcctagagcatctttcttataaggagagactgagagagctgggtctgttcaacctggagaagagaaggctgagaggggatctcatcaatgcttacaaatatctcaagggtggatgtcgagaggatgggaccagactcctttcagttgTGCCCAACGATAGGGGCACAGACACATCATAGgagattccatctgaatatgaggcaAAACTTTACTTTGagagtgccagagcactggaacaggctgcccagagaggctgtggagtctggttctctggagacgttcaaaaccctcctggacacattcctgtgcaacctgctccaggtgaacctgctttagcaggtgggttggactagatgatctccagaggtcccttccaaccccaaccattctgtgattctgattcTGTAATATTGATTTAACTTACCTTTTGTGGTGCACAGTATGTGGATACACTACTGAGAAAAAGTTTAGCAACCACAGTACTGACAAACAGCAGATATGTAGTGATGCATTTGACAAGTCTTGCATTTGAATTGCAGCATTACAGCATTGCATGATACTGCAGCAACCTGCCCTTCTCCCCTTCTGTTACCTACCTGGGATGCAGAGGTTTGTGTGTTGAGATGGAGCAGTGTTTCCTTTGCTTGGTGCAATGGGAATGATGTCCACCTTTCAAAAAGGCCAGGGATAAACAGAAGTTCAcccctggggtttgtttgtgtgcTCTTGGCTTTGCATTGCTTCTAGTCTCTTGGGTAGAGCAGAGGCAATAGAGAGGCCGGAGAAGGACAGATTGGTGTTTTGTGCTGCTTGAAGTTAGCGTGGGAGAATTTAAGTCTTTCAACAAGGTTTTAGGGAAAGGTGCCACTTTGTATGAACACaacacaatgcaaaaaaaaaaccactaaaaacaaaccaaaaccacctaAAAATCAGAAAACCTTTCAGATAAACAAGTCAGTCTTCAAATGAGTAATGCTGGTTGTACAGTACAAATTTTAAATGAGGTATCTagtgattaatattttttttcctaaagttgTCATGTACTAATGTTTAAAGCACTTTTTCTAATTTGTAGAATAGTCCATCACCAGCCAGCCAAACCTTTtagggtttgttgtttgtttgtttgtttttaaaaaagtaaacatttcaGGTATAACCAGTTAGACTTTTTGTCATCTTAAATTTGGTGCTAGTGTTGTTAAACTTTACATATAATCTATTGTGAATGAGTTGTGAGGTGTGATACTTCTGCTTAATACTTGATGATCAAATTAGGCAATTAAAGTGTGTATGTGCATGGATGTATGTTCATCTCACACAAATTTTCAGtattctgtgtgttttcttgtgatCACAAGGTGTccttgtttttgtcttttgtctTGTTGAGCTAGTTTCTCCTGTACTGTGAAGGAACTCGTTTTACAGAGACCAAGCATCGTATCAGCATGGAGGTGGCTGAATCCAAGGGGTTGCCTAAACTGAAATACCACCTGTTGCCCAGAACCAAAGGTTTCACCACTGCTGTCCAGTGTCTCAGGGGAACAGGTAATGGCAACCTGCTACTTGTTGTTTGCATTAATTGTAATATGTGATTTAATATACAGTGTGCCACACTGTATACTCTGTTGATTACCTCCATTACAATTAGTGAGTTGGCAGTAATAATCATTGTGCATGACAGCTGTTAACTTGTGCTACATAACTTTCAGATAGAagtcttaaaaaatattaaacctTTCATGTATATCATCGTTGCTTAGTTCATCAAGTTGTCGTGTGTTTTCGTAACACACATGCTAAGTAGGTGGGAATATGTCAGGTGGCTGAAACAGATAAATACAACATGTAAACATAAAGTAGTGAAGGGCTCTCCTACCTGACATCATTAAGGCAAGGCTTGCACAAGGCTCTGTTGCTGTCTAATGCAAGGATGTCAGCAATGTCGTTGCTAGAATTGCTGATATAATagccatattttctttttttgtaacaGTTTCAGCAGTGTATGATGTAACACTAAATTTCAGAGGAAACAAGAACCCATCCCTATTAGGAATCCTTTatggaaagaaatatgaagcaGATATGTGTGTAAGGTGAGCATATGATGATGGAGGTGAGCCCTAAGATGCATGCTTTGGCATGTTGAAGTGTATTCAGATTTTACAGGTTAATGTTATTTGCTGTAGTCCCCTTTTCCTTGTCCTTCAAGTTTCTCTGCAGCCTACAAAGACTTCACCGCTTCCCCCTTGCTTTAGCTCATTTTCATATGTGAGATCCCTTGATATCACCCAGCAAGTGAGACAGCACTGGGCAGACCTGTTAACCCTGGATAGAACCACATTGATGTTACAGGATTTCCCCAAGGTTTGTGCAGTGAGCACTCTAgtctgcatttttcctttacCTGCTGGGAACAGAAAACCAACTGTTCTGTCCTCTTCCTAGTCCCCTGCAAGCCTATGCATAGTATAAACAGCCTGTCCAATGTGAGTAGTCTCTTGTGGTGAATGGCATAAAGCTCCTTAATATGCcagtttttctccttctctcacATGGTTTGGTTAGCAGATTACAAGTTAAATAATACTGAAATTCAGACATTGTATGAATGTGGTGATACATTCCTCAAATTCTTCattgttctttttcctgaaagagTATCTGCTAAAATCGAACTCCTTGCAACatgtacacacatgcacacacacatgcattctctttcttgctttcttcttgttgCCTTCTGCTTTAAAGGCTTCCTTGTGATCACAAAAATTACCAACCCTTTCCTGTtgaatttcttattttccctttggTGTTTGCACCTGACAATTGACCTAGTTGTTCTTTGCACGGTTCTTTTGACAGTTCACTTCTGCTTCTCTGGGGACTTCACCCACACTTTGGAAAATGTTGCTACATTATGGTGATGAAGTtgatgtttggttttgggtttttttttatgaggggagaggaaaaaacaacaacaaaaatcacacacaacaataacaacaacaacaacaaaataaaaaattaaaaaagcctTGCTACTTCCCCACACACCTTTCCACTCTAGTATTGCCGATATTGCAGATGTGGGGCACTTGTACATTGTACTTCTACAAGGCAGGTGCAGAGCCCCCAATGGTGAAAGACTTTGTAGGGAATCATGCTCATTACCTATTACGTCAAGGTGTAGCAGCAACAGTTTTGTGGAAGAAATGCTATCCTGAGGAGGCAGAGTGCAGCCCTaatggggaaggggaagggcaGCATTCCAGTTCCGTTTTCAGATACTGGAACTTCCACAACATATTAGTCTTTCAGTTAGAAAGCAAGCTGTGGAGGTGATGGGGAGAGAGATGGGGTTATTCATTTGAAAggagtttcatttttattatttacactAGCCAGATATATTCCTGATGAGGAAAGTGAGCAGACAACTTAACAGTTAGCAAAACAGCTGGTCAGGTGGTTACCACCTGTAATTCCATACTGATGGCAGATGCATGTAGCATGCCTAGCTACATCTGGGGCACACATGCATGGATGTACATCTCTGTAATTATACATTGAAGAGCGGCTGCCTTCAGTTAAATATCCTATGGCTTGCTAAAGGAGATATAAGTTGGTGAGGtagcaggagaaaagaaatgcagaagagCTTTGTTAGAAGAGCTTTGGGCTCATAAAATTCTGTTGAGGATGATGTTGCAAGGTATAATTACTAATTGTATGCTATTAAAGAAACTAATGACCGTGTGCAgataattttggttttaaatatgtttGTGGAATGAATCAACATTCTCAAGATGCTCTTCTATACTTGAAGCTTTTTCTCAGTTTTGGAAAAGAAGCTATGAGAATAAGCaaactatttttaaaggtttttatgAAAGTTGAATGTGTCTTTAATGTGCCAGCAGACTTAGCTTATATGTGTACACAGTTACCTGT includes:
- the AGPAT3 gene encoding 1-acyl-sn-glycerol-3-phosphate acyltransferase gamma gives rise to the protein MGFIAFLKTQSIVHLLIGFVFVVSGLIINFIQLCTLVLWPINKQFYRRVNCRLAYSLWSQLVMLLEWWSGTECTLFSDEATVNTFGKEHVIIILNHNFEIDFLCGWTMTERFGVLGSSKVLAKKELLYVPLIGWTWYFLEIVFCKRKWEEDRDTVIAGLKRLADYPEYMWFLLYCEGTRFTETKHRISMEVAESKGLPKLKYHLLPRTKGFTTAVQCLRGTVSAVYDVTLNFRGNKNPSLLGILYGKKYEADMCVRRFPLEDIPQDEKEAANWLHKLYQEKDALQEMYNQEGKFPGQQFKPRRRPWTLLNFLFWATVLLSPLFTFGFGVFASGSPLLILAFLGFVGAASFGVRRLIGVTEIEKGSSYGNQEFKKKE